Sequence from the Paenibacillus tundrae genome:
GATGTGACGCTTAATCAGCCCGCCAATCATGCGTTGCAGATCCTCGTCTTCCTTGGCAAACGGAAGATAGTGTATCACCTGTTCCACAGAATCACGCAGCCAGGAAGCTGGAATATCTCCAGTAATAACAAACGTGGTACCATCCTCCATTAACTTCGTTGTTGTCTCGATCGTATTGGGAAAACAGTTCTTGAATAACTGAAGCAGCTTCGGTCGGTGAGCCAGCTTCTGTTCCGCTTCTTCCAACACCGCCTGAATGGATTGTGGCAAAGCAACAGGTGGCATCGGTATTTTTGGTAATCTGAATTGTTCCATAGATGAATGCACTCCTCTAAATAAATTGAATGATGTTTAGCTATGTAAACTCACCAGTAATACTCACACCAGGCACTGCGATGACAGAATAACCTTACGATCGCTCTTACCCCCAGATTTTTGATTCACTTTTCTAAAGGGTAAAATCCGGGGATTGCTTATGCTTTCGATGTAGCTTTCTTTCAGAAAGCTTTCAGGCGACCGCTACGCTTCTTCAGGTTTTTTCTGTCCTCTCCGTTAACGTGTGAATAAAGAGCTGAACATACATAGCCTAGAGAATATTTCAAAAACGTTTAGCGCAGTAGCACCGTTTTAATCTCGTAAGGCTCAAAGGTCAGTGTGATCTGACCATTGGTGATATCCAATGGCTCCCCAACCTCTTCCAAAGCGTTTGAGAGACAGGCTTGCTCACACCCTTGCGACCATTGCAGAGTTACACGTTCCCGTGTACCTGAAGATTCATAGAAACGAAGCACCTGACCGTAACCGTCCTCTGCTGGTTTGACGGTATCCAGCACGACATGATGACTATCCAATTGGATCCAGCTTCCTCTTGCCGGAAGATGACCTTCACTCTGTTCTGTATACTGGACAGTTGGTTCATGATTCAGTTCGGCTGCTTGACGGACGATGTGTGCTTGCTGCCAATCTCCTTCATGCGGGTACAGTGAATATGTGAATGTATGCTCTCCAAGGTCAGCTGTTCGGTCAGGCCATTTAGGAGCACGCAGCAGAGATAAACGCATCGTACTACCCTGCACGTCATAGCCGTATTTGCAATCATTAAGCAGGCTCACGCCATATCCGTATTCCGATACATCTGCGAAGCGGTGCCCACAAACTTCATATTGAGCTTGCTCCCAACTCGTGTTACGGTGGGTCGGCCGTTCCAATGCACCAAACGGAATTTCGAATGTAGCCTTGGACGTTACTACATCAATTGGGAAGCTCACTTTCAGTAGCTTATGTTCTTCATTCCAGTCCACATGGGTCTCGAAGTCGATCCGAGGTGAATCGTGATAAAAGACAACATCCTGCGTAATCACCGATTGGTGAATCTTCCATTGGAAGCGCAGCACATCCTTCGTTGTTCCCGCTAGCACCAGCTTTTTCTCCAACAGCTGCACTTCACCAGCGACCTGATCTTCATAACGGGTATCAATATCCCAAGCATCCCAGAGTGTCGGACGGTCATGGAAAAAGTGGAATTGGTTGCCTCGTTCACCTGGTTTCAGTATCTCTCGCTCTGCACGCTTATCCCATAAACGAGTGATTTCTCCTCGTTCGTTAAAATGTACATGGTAAAACGCCGTTTCCCATGTATCGTCAAAACTCTGTTGCCCAACATGATTCGTCAGTTCTCGTACATGGGTGTCCCTTGTATTTTCCGGTACCAGCCAGATCGTCTTATATCCAAACGCCGGGATATCTGTCACGAGAATGGACATGCTGTCCTCTTCCAGATCTAATGGCAAACGCTGACCTTCTCCATCTATGGCATATCGATCAAAGCCATCATGGAATGGAAGACGAACGAGTGCATTCCGTTTCCACCCGAGACTGTTAAACACAACGTAGGCTGCAGAGCCAGCTGGCCCTTGTGTATCCATTCTCTTCAGCAATGCTGTGATGCCTTGATGAAGAGCAGTTGTACCCAGTTCAAATACTTGCCTATATTCCTCATCCGAGGTGACATAAGATTCTGTAATGGCCGAGCCTGGAATAATATCGTGGAATTGATTCAGCAATATTAGCTTCCAGCCATCATGTAGTGTCGAACGCATCTCAGCTTCCGTGTCTGCGCTCATATCCGGAAAAGCGAGAGTGCTCCATAACTCGGCTTCACGATACAGCACTTCTGCTTTGCGGTTATTGCGTTTGTTGCGTGCATGGGTCGTATAAGTTCCTCGGTGCAGCTCCAAATACAGGTCGCCATGCCACTTTGGAAGAACGGGCTGTTCCTGTTCAATTCCAGCAAAAAAGGCTCCGGCTGTGCTATATCGACTTGCAGGCTGGCCTACCATAAGACTCGCCCGATCCACGTACTCCAGCATCTCGCGTGTTACCCCGCCACCACCATCACCGTGTCCATATAAGAGCATTTGCTCGGGATGTGCTGCTTTCTCCCGGTATGACTGCCAGTGATCGTGGATATCCTTCGGCAAGGTGTGTTCATTGACGCCATGATTGAGGTAGGACAAAATCGCTGTTCCGTCTATACCAACCCAGTGAAAGAGATCATAGGGGAATACATTCGTGTCGTTCCAGCCCAGCTTCGTAGTCATAAAATAATCGACATTCCCATGCTTCAGGATCTGGGGAAGAGAAGCACAGTATCCAAACGTATCCGGCAGCCACTCAATATTTGATGTCTTGCCAAACTCCTCCATATAAAAACGTTGACCATATAACATCTGACGAATCAAGGATTCACCGCTTGGGATGTTCAAATCCGGCTCAACCCACATGCCACCAACTAACTCCCACCGATCCTCCGCAATCCGCTGCTTCACCCGTTCATATAGTTCAGGGTCATGCTCTTTCAGGAAGGCATACAGCAAAGGCTGACTCTGGGAATAGACATATCCAGGGTATTCATTCATTAGTGCATCCACGGTGGAGAAGGTCCGACTTGTTTTGCGCACCGTCTCGCGTACAGGCCACAGCCAAGCGATATCAATGTGTGACTGTCCCACCATATGCTCCAGCCCTTCCGCATTACCGCCGATCTGATGAACTTGATGCCTCAAGCTCTTCTCAATCTGACGAATGTGATCTCCTTGCATAATCTCTTCATCCGTTAAACCAACGAATTGATCCATGGACTGATACAATGCTTCCAGCAACCGCACCCGTCGAAAGTCACTCTCCGGCAGCAATGTAGCCGAATCACGTACAATAGTGACCGTGTACATCAGACTACGAACCGCTTCATTCGGTCTCACCAGCAAGCTGGTAATCGAAGTTATCGGTGGTTGAATAACTGCCTGTTGGTTCAAGGGATCTACAGGTTCAGGGACTGGATCGAACATCTCAATTTCCAGTTCAGGTGAGATTCCGACTTGGGACGGATCAAGCGTAACGTAGGTATGATTGCGATCCAGCCCTTGATATGAGCGTCCATTTACCCGTAACAAACCTTCTCCTCCAGTTTCAAAGACCAGTCCGTACGGTGCATCCCGCCAAGAGTTAGGAATCTCTATGCGTGTTCTGAAGAAATAGGTTGTTCCCTGCTTGCTCGGAAACCGCTCGAAATCCTGCCCTTCCAGATACACACCCTGATCCTTGTAGTCCCCCGGTACATTATAATAAGCGCGGTGAATGTCCCAACTGCGCAACTGCAATTGCTCCAGCCACTGCTGTTCGGATAACTCACGAATAAATCGTCTGATACGTTCCAAGATTTACGCCTCCTCTACGGTCAGCTCGACCATCTGGGTATCGTTTACGTTGCGACCGATATGAATGTGGAATTGTCCCGCCTCAACAACAGGCTTCAGCTCGCGTCCAATATATTGAAGCTGCTCTGCTCCGATAGAAAATTCAATATTCCGTGTCTCACCCGGCTCTAAATTCACTTTGACAAACCCCTTGAGTTCCTTCGCGGGCCGGGTGATGGAGCTTACGACATCGGAAATGTACAGTTGTACTAC
This genomic interval carries:
- a CDS encoding alpha-mannosidase; this encodes MERIRRFIRELSEQQWLEQLQLRSWDIHRAYYNVPGDYKDQGVYLEGQDFERFPSKQGTTYFFRTRIEIPNSWRDAPYGLVFETGGEGLLRVNGRSYQGLDRNHTYVTLDPSQVGISPELEIEMFDPVPEPVDPLNQQAVIQPPITSITSLLVRPNEAVRSLMYTVTIVRDSATLLPESDFRRVRLLEALYQSMDQFVGLTDEEIMQGDHIRQIEKSLRHQVHQIGGNAEGLEHMVGQSHIDIAWLWPVRETVRKTSRTFSTVDALMNEYPGYVYSQSQPLLYAFLKEHDPELYERVKQRIAEDRWELVGGMWVEPDLNIPSGESLIRQMLYGQRFYMEEFGKTSNIEWLPDTFGYCASLPQILKHGNVDYFMTTKLGWNDTNVFPYDLFHWVGIDGTAILSYLNHGVNEHTLPKDIHDHWQSYREKAAHPEQMLLYGHGDGGGGVTREMLEYVDRASLMVGQPASRYSTAGAFFAGIEQEQPVLPKWHGDLYLELHRGTYTTHARNKRNNRKAEVLYREAELWSTLAFPDMSADTEAEMRSTLHDGWKLILLNQFHDIIPGSAITESYVTSDEEYRQVFELGTTALHQGITALLKRMDTQGPAGSAAYVVFNSLGWKRNALVRLPFHDGFDRYAIDGEGQRLPLDLEEDSMSILVTDIPAFGYKTIWLVPENTRDTHVRELTNHVGQQSFDDTWETAFYHVHFNERGEITRLWDKRAEREILKPGERGNQFHFFHDRPTLWDAWDIDTRYEDQVAGEVQLLEKKLVLAGTTKDVLRFQWKIHQSVITQDVVFYHDSPRIDFETHVDWNEEHKLLKVSFPIDVVTSKATFEIPFGALERPTHRNTSWEQAQYEVCGHRFADVSEYGYGVSLLNDCKYGYDVQGSTMRLSLLRAPKWPDRTADLGEHTFTYSLYPHEGDWQQAHIVRQAAELNHEPTVQYTEQSEGHLPARGSWIQLDSHHVVLDTVKPAEDGYGQVLRFYESSGTRERVTLQWSQGCEQACLSNALEEVGEPLDITNGQITLTFEPYEIKTVLLR